The genomic stretch CGTCCCCTCGCCGGCGAGTCTCCGCGTCGCGCCGCCGCCGGTGACCCGGCCGGGCTCCGCCCAGGCCGGTCGCGCCGCGCCGCCGCCGCGCCGGCGCGAGGCCCCGGCGCCGGTGGACGAGGCGCCGGCCCAGGAGCACGGCGGCTCGTGGGGTCGGCCGGGCGCGAAGACCTCGGGCGAGGTGGATGAGGAGAAGGCGCGGACGGTGCGCGAATATCTGCAGCGCGAGTTCCCCACGGCCGTCATCTACGACTTCTATGCTCACGACCGCGGCGTCCAGATGTTCCATCTCCAAGATAGCCACGGCGCGGTCATCCACTCCGCCGCCGTCTCGGAAGAGTTGCTGGGCGAGGTCTCCCAAGCCGAACTCCGCGCCTTCCTCGACGAGCACAAGCTGGCCAGCGAGCTCCGCCAGGCGGGTTCCGCCGGCGTGTCGGTGACGAAGGCGGGATTCAAGATCGAGAAGCGCTAGCTCATCGGAGGGGGCGGACGTTAGGGCCCCCTCCGAGGCCTCCCCCAGGAAGGGATTGCGCCGGCAGAGCCGGCGCTGGAAACGGCGCGCAGTGAGCTCGCGCCGTTCGCCGACAGACTCTTAACGCGGCGGCACGAGCCGCTCGATGGCGACGACCAGCAGCGCCCTCGGTATATCTACGCGATACGGTCCCCCGGCCGCAGACCCTGGAACAGCGCAGTCGAGGCGGCGAGGAACGGCATCGACATCTTCTCGTCCATGAGACCGGCGATCGGCTCGTGCTCGATGACGATCACGGGCCGCGTGGCGTGCAGGCTCGAGGGCGGCGGCAGGAGCGCCAGCACGACGCCGGTCCCCCGGTAGTCCATCTTGGCGCCGGGCGGGACCTGGGCCTCGGCGGGCGAGGCGCCCACCAGCACACCCGCTGCGCCCAGCACCACCAGCGCCCGCCTCCAGAGTGTCGCCACGCGCACGAGTCTACGCCATCGTGCGGCTGACGCCCGCGAGGGTCAGCCGCCGGGAGCGTCGCGGGGGAGAGAGGGGCGAGGGCGCGATGCCCCCGCCCCGGGGGGATCACCGCTTGGGCGTGCCCTGGCTGCGCGGGCTCATCGTGCCGCCGCTCATCTCGTGCTTGAGCGCCAGCTCGACGGAGACGCGGTCGCCCTTCTTGATGTTGGCCAGCGCGCTGGGCGGGAAGTGGAGGTCCAGCGTCCCCTCCGCGGTCTTGACGCTGACCGTGCCCTTGTTCTGATCGACCTTCGTCACTTCGCCGGCCATCGTGTGACGGCCGGTGAAGTCGCCGGCCGCCTCGGTCTTCGGCGATGCTGCCGGCTCGCTCTTGCCCGCCGGGCTCGAGCCCGGGGCCGTGGGCTGCTCGGACGACCTGTAGGTGTCGCCCGCCCCACCCGAGGACTTGGTCTTCTCGTCGCCGGCCAACGCCGGCCCGACGCCCAGGGCCAGCAGGACCGCCGAGACGATGGCTGCTCGATACCAGGTACTCTGCATAATGGTGTCGCCTCCTCGTTGCTTGGTGTT from Candidatus Methylomirabilota bacterium encodes the following:
- a CDS encoding copper-binding protein, which encodes MATLWRRALVVLGAAGVLVGASPAEAQVPPGAKMDYRGTGVVLALLPPPSSLHATRPVIVIEHEPIAGLMDEKMSMPFLAASTALFQGLRPGDRIA